GCGATTCGTCGATGGCAAGGCGAAGGTCAAAGGCAATCGTTTCCAAATCCAACTTCCCCGCCTCAATCTTTGAGAAGTCAAGGACATCATTGATGATCGTCAGCAGGTGGTCTCCGCAGATCCGAGCCGTTTCAGCGTATTCACGCTGTTCCTCCGTGAGTTGGGTGTCTAACAGAAGTCCCGTCATCCCGATCACCCCGTTCATCGGCGTTCGAATTTCGTGACTCATGCTGGCAAGAAACAACGACTTGGCCTCGGTCGCGGCTTTCGCTTCTCGCAACGCGCCATCCAGTTGGTAATTGATCTGCTCCAATTGCTGCGCGTAGATCTTCAACGCCTGCTCCGCTTCTTTCCGTCCGGTAATGTCCCGGATGAACGCACTGAAAATAGTAGTCCCCTCGATGGTCAATGGAGTCATGGCGATTTCCATGGGGAATTCGCGACCGTCTCGTCGAACTCCGATCATCTCTACCAAACGATTTGAAATGGGCATACCTCTAGGCTCAAGAAGGCGCCGGACATACTCCCGATAATCCTGGCGATGGGATGGGGGACAGAGCGTGTCGGCTGCATCTCGCCCGATAGCCTCAAGCATAGACCATCCAAAGACCTCCTCCGCCTGGGCATTCCATTCCGTAATTTCGCCGCTTGCATCCATGGTCATGACCGCATCGAGGGCTGTGTCGATGATCAAGCTGGTGCGAGCTTCGTTCTGGTGCAATGCTGCTTCTACTTCAGCACGCTCGACGAAGAGGCCAATCTGGCTTCCGGTTGTCCCTAAGGCTCGTAACAGGTCCCAATCCTCTGCCTGAACCTCTTGGCTGAAGAACTCCATCACGCCGTAGACATTGGCCCGGAGCCAAATAGGAAAAGCACAGGCTCCATGTAGCCCTCCCGGTGTCGCAATGGACTCACGGGTAAAGAGAGGAGCTCCTACAACATCCTCAATCCACAAGGGCTCGCCCCGTTCCCAGCAATACCCGGGCAGATCGGAGCCAGGACCGTGGTCCGTTTGCCGACTGTTGCGTAAGAAGTCCTGGACGATCGTCGAGTCAACGGACCACGCATGTGCACAGGTGAGGGATCGCCGATCGTCCTGCACTCTCCAGAACAGCCCGACCTGCCAATCCAGACCAACCACGATCGCCTGCAACAGGTCGGGAATGGCTTGTTCAACAATGGAGGATGCAGCAAGCACCTTTGCCACTGCATGTTGAAGAGCTTGACGACGATCGGCACGCTTTTGCTCGGTCACGTCTTGGAGTACGCTCAAGATAGATCCGATTGACCCATTTTCAGCCGGAAGAGGAACGGCCGTCATCTCGACCCAGCGGATCTGACGGGATAATCCGACCAGTCTGCACCTTCCTCGGGTTTCACGCCCCTCTCGTGTGGCCTTGTGCAGGACGTCAAGCTGCTGATGATCACCCGGGTGGACAAAGTCTCGGAGATCTCGACCAAGAACTTCTTCTGAAAAACCGGCGCCAAAAAGGAAACAGCCGGCCGGGTTAATCTGGAGTACCCGGTGGTCGAGCCCCGACACCAGAATCCCCTGCGGCTCAGCCTCCAGGATACTCCTGAGCCTTTGCTCATTTTCTTGGAGCCGAACCTTTTCCTGTTCTGCCTGAAGTCGACGGGCCCGATCCCGTCGCAACATTCTCCCCAGGAAGACGATCAGAGGAACGACCAACAGAAGATTGATAAGACCAATCCCCCAGATGAGGGTTACATCACCATCACTCATTGGTGAGACTCCGGACACACCTAAATCCCCACGGCCAGGCTGGTGCCGACCCCTAGACTCCGTTATGTGCCGTATCGGCTCGTTATGTGAGAACTTGAGCCGATGACCGCCGCCTGATCGGACTCTCGACCATCCGGGAATCTCTGGCCAGACACCGCCCACGCACGGAAGGAATCACTCTTTCACTCGCACCGGCGGCCAGGTATGATGGAGCCATGAACTCCAAGGTCCTGCCACGAGAGCACCTCCTCCGCGTTCTGGCCATGGATCGGGCGAACGGGAAACGCATCGTGTTCACAAACGGGTGTTTCGACCTGATGCACATCGGACATACGAGATACCT
This portion of the Nitrospira sp. genome encodes:
- a CDS encoding response regulator; protein product: MSDGDVTLIWGIGLINLLLVVPLIVFLGRMLRRDRARRLQAEQEKVRLQENEQRLRSILEAEPQGILVSGLDHRVLQINPAGCFLFGAGFSEEVLGRDLRDFVHPGDHQQLDVLHKATREGRETRGRCRLVGLSRQIRWVEMTAVPLPAENGSIGSILSVLQDVTEQKRADRRQALQHAVAKVLAASSIVEQAIPDLLQAIVVGLDWQVGLFWRVQDDRRSLTCAHAWSVDSTIVQDFLRNSRQTDHGPGSDLPGYCWERGEPLWIEDVVGAPLFTRESIATPGGLHGACAFPIWLRANVYGVMEFFSQEVQAEDWDLLRALGTTGSQIGLFVERAEVEAALHQNEARTSLIIDTALDAVMTMDASGEITEWNAQAEEVFGWSMLEAIGRDAADTLCPPSHRQDYREYVRRLLEPRGMPISNRLVEMIGVRRDGREFPMEIAMTPLTIEGTTIFSAFIRDITGRKEAEQALKIYAQQLEQINYQLDGALREAKAATEAKSLFLASMSHEIRTPMNGVIGMTGLLLDTQLTEEQREYAETARICGDHLLTIINDVLDFSKIEAGKLDLETIAFDLRLAIDESLDLVAERAASKGLNLACLFHADVPRHLLGDPGRLRQIVMNLTANAIKFTDRGDVVVEVTVEAESEQATTIRVTVTDTGIGISDEARDRLFQSFSQADGSTTRKYGGTGLGLAICKRLVELMGGTIGVTSQVGGGSCFWFTVNLHKQVGGCRVVDTDAVMLAGLHILIVDDKAINRKILELMTKKWGMQPTLVTSGSEALAAMSRVHRQPPFDLVLLDVDMGPTDGIELARTIRRRTEGAESQLVLLTSFGRRGDAKTAKAAGVSAYLTKPIRERQLHDCLVAVMTQRAATVGVAATNQVVPLITRHTLAETKAEADLRILLAEDNVINQKVAVRLFQRLGYRIDVVANGREVVEALSRIRYDVIFMDCQMPEMDGFEATRLIREREAAEIGSSFEVRVSGSNAETRNQKPVTFRRVPIVALTANAMQGDREQCLAAGMDDYLSKPISVEALATVLDRLKKVRESYRPGKSQEAA